One window of the Rhizobiaceae bacterium genome contains the following:
- a CDS encoding hydrogen peroxide-inducible genes activator, translated as MIRLTLRQMQYFEALAETLHFGRAAELVGVTQPALSAQIAEMEQQLGFRLFERGRGVVHLTEEAVAYRQRIERILDDVRELETAALRERKALDGRFRLGIIPTIAPYLLPYLLPQLKREFPDLRIEIREAVTGAIVEDTLSGRLDGMIAAGPFDESTLAFEPLFEDRFLLAIPADEVGRVPVPVAPESVVFERLMLLEEGHCMREDALAICGRVKPVAMASFGATSLTTLLHMVGHGLGVTLLPEIAAGVTYGRPDVALVPFGDPVPSRTICLAWRKTSHRRRDHLLLAGAIRAAHGAVVSDTQRPKRSRTRVPA; from the coding sequence ATGATCCGGCTCACGCTCAGGCAAATGCAATATTTCGAGGCTCTCGCCGAAACGCTGCATTTCGGCCGTGCCGCCGAACTGGTCGGAGTGACCCAGCCGGCGCTGTCGGCGCAGATCGCGGAGATGGAGCAGCAACTGGGCTTTCGCCTCTTCGAGCGCGGCCGCGGCGTCGTCCATCTGACGGAAGAGGCAGTCGCGTACCGGCAGCGGATCGAGCGCATCCTCGACGACGTGCGCGAACTGGAGACGGCGGCGCTGCGCGAGCGCAAAGCGCTCGACGGACGATTCCGCCTCGGCATCATCCCGACGATCGCGCCTTACCTCCTTCCCTATCTGCTGCCTCAGCTCAAGCGCGAGTTCCCCGATCTGCGCATCGAGATCCGCGAGGCGGTGACGGGGGCAATCGTGGAAGACACTTTGAGCGGCCGCCTCGACGGCATGATCGCCGCCGGCCCCTTCGACGAATCCACGCTGGCTTTCGAACCGCTTTTCGAGGATCGCTTCCTTCTCGCGATCCCGGCGGACGAGGTCGGCCGGGTTCCCGTGCCGGTCGCACCGGAAAGCGTGGTTTTCGAGCGCCTGATGCTCCTGGAGGAAGGCCATTGCATGCGCGAGGACGCGCTGGCGATCTGCGGACGGGTTAAGCCGGTCGCCATGGCGAGCTTCGGCGCCACGAGCCTGACGACGCTTCTGCATATGGTGGGACACGGTCTCGGCGTAACGCTCCTGCCGGAGATCGCGGCAGGCGTCACCTATGGACGGCCAGACGTCGCGCTGGTTCCGTTCGGCGATCCGGTCCCCTCGCGCACGATCTGCCTCGCCTGGCGCAAGACCAGCCACCGCCGGCGCGACCATCTGCTGCTGGCCGGGGCGATCCGCGCCGCGCATGGCGCCGTGGTGTCCGACACGCAGCGGCCGAAGCGGAGCCGGACGCGCGTGCCGGCATGA
- a CDS encoding fumarylacetoacetate hydrolase family protein: MTADTMGDSGFAVQPASMTTIPVEGSDKLFPVRRIYCVGRNYAAHAVEMGHDPSKEPPFFFQKNPDNIVLLGSDFPYPSRSNDVHFEAEMVIAIGKGGSDIAPEQALDHVFGYAVGLDMTRRDLQNEAKDLRRPWEIAKAFECSAPCGNIFPASLIGHPGRGAIWLDVDGERKQSGDLNQMIWKTPEIIAHLSGLFTLAPGDLIFSGTPSGVGPVRRGEAMLVHIDGIGELNVRVV; encoded by the coding sequence ATGACTGCCGATACGATGGGCGATAGCGGGTTTGCCGTGCAGCCTGCCTCCATGACCACGATCCCTGTTGAAGGCAGCGACAAGCTGTTTCCCGTCAGGCGCATCTATTGCGTCGGGCGCAACTACGCCGCACACGCCGTCGAGATGGGGCATGATCCGTCGAAGGAGCCGCCCTTCTTCTTCCAGAAGAACCCTGACAACATCGTCCTGTTGGGTTCGGACTTCCCCTACCCTTCCAGGTCCAACGACGTGCATTTCGAAGCCGAAATGGTGATCGCCATCGGCAAGGGCGGCAGCGACATCGCCCCGGAACAGGCTCTCGATCATGTCTTCGGCTATGCCGTCGGGCTCGACATGACGCGACGCGACCTGCAGAACGAAGCCAAGGACCTGCGCCGTCCTTGGGAGATCGCGAAGGCGTTCGAGTGTTCGGCGCCCTGCGGCAACATCTTTCCGGCGTCGCTGATCGGGCATCCCGGGCGCGGCGCGATCTGGCTCGACGTGGACGGCGAGCGGAAACAAAGCGGCGATCTCAATCAGATGATCTGGAAGACGCCCGAGATCATCGCCCATCTCTCCGGCCTGTTCACGCTCGCGCCCGGCGACCTGATCTTCTCCGGCACGCCTTCCGGCGTCGGCCCCGTCCGGCGCGGCGAGGCGATGCTCGTGCATATCGACGGCATCGGCGAACTGAACGTACGGGTGGTCTGA
- the guaB gene encoding IMP dehydrogenase: MSKIIETATGALALTFDDVLLQPGHSEVMPGQTDVRTRIAGDIELNIPILSAAMDTVTEARLAIAVAQAGGIGVIHRNFSPVQQAEEVRQVKKFESGMVVNPVTIGPDATLADAQSLMRLHGISGIPVVRNGNGSGRPGRLVGILTNRDVRFASDPEQKVSELMTRDNLVTVRENADQDEAKRLLHQRRIEKLLVVDEAGNCVGLITVKDIEKSQLNPHASKDAQGRLRVAAATSVGDDGFERAERLIDAGVDLLVIDTAHGHSQRVLDAVARAKKLSNSVRIMAGNVATPDGTRALIDAGADAVKVGIGPGSICTTRIVAGVGVPQLSAIMGAVEAAQKSGVSVIADGGIKFSGDLAKALAAGASAAMIGSLLAGTDESPGEVYLHQGRSFKAYRGMGSVGAMARGSADRYFQAEVRDTLKLVPEGIEGQVPYKGPVAGVLHQLAGGLKAAMGYVGARDLTEFREKATFVRISNAGLRESHPHGVTITRESPNYNGA, encoded by the coding sequence ATGTCGAAGATCATCGAAACCGCAACCGGCGCCCTGGCGCTGACCTTCGACGACGTGCTGCTTCAGCCCGGCCATTCCGAGGTGATGCCGGGCCAGACCGATGTCCGGACCCGTATCGCCGGCGACATCGAGCTCAATATCCCGATCCTATCGGCGGCCATGGACACGGTCACCGAGGCGCGCCTTGCCATTGCCGTGGCGCAGGCCGGCGGCATCGGCGTCATCCATCGCAATTTCTCCCCTGTCCAGCAGGCCGAGGAGGTGCGGCAGGTCAAGAAATTCGAATCCGGCATGGTGGTGAACCCGGTCACCATCGGCCCCGACGCGACGCTCGCGGATGCCCAGTCGCTTATGCGGCTGCACGGCATTTCCGGCATCCCTGTGGTTCGGAACGGCAACGGCTCTGGTCGCCCGGGCCGGCTTGTCGGCATCCTCACCAACCGCGATGTCCGCTTCGCCTCCGATCCCGAGCAGAAGGTCTCCGAACTGATGACCAGGGACAATCTGGTCACGGTGCGCGAGAACGCCGACCAGGACGAGGCCAAGCGCCTGCTTCACCAGCGCCGCATCGAAAAGCTTCTGGTGGTCGACGAGGCTGGCAACTGCGTCGGGCTGATCACCGTCAAGGATATCGAGAAGTCGCAGCTCAATCCCCATGCGTCCAAGGATGCCCAGGGTCGTCTGCGTGTCGCGGCCGCGACCAGCGTCGGCGACGACGGCTTCGAGCGCGCCGAGCGCCTCATCGACGCCGGCGTGGACCTTCTGGTCATCGACACCGCGCACGGCCATTCGCAGCGCGTGCTTGATGCCGTAGCGCGGGCCAAAAAACTCTCCAACTCCGTTCGCATCATGGCCGGCAATGTGGCGACGCCCGATGGCACCCGCGCTCTCATCGATGCGGGCGCGGATGCGGTGAAGGTTGGCATCGGGCCGGGCTCGATCTGCACCACGCGCATCGTGGCCGGCGTCGGCGTGCCGCAGCTTTCCGCGATCATGGGCGCGGTGGAAGCCGCGCAGAAGTCTGGCGTTTCGGTAATCGCAGACGGCGGCATAAAATTCTCGGGCGACCTCGCCAAGGCGCTCGCAGCTGGCGCGAGCGCCGCGATGATCGGCTCGTTGCTCGCCGGCACCGACGAGAGCCCGGGCGAGGTCTATCTGCATCAGGGCCGCTCGTTCAAGGCGTATCGCGGCATGGGCTCCGTCGGCGCCATGGCGCGCGGCTCGGCCGACCGCTATTTCCAGGCCGAGGTGCGCGACACGCTGAAGCTTGTGCCGGAAGGCATCGAAGGGCAGGTGCCTTACAAGGGGCCGGTTGCCGGCGTCCTCCATCAGCTCGCCGGCGGCCTCAAGGCGGCCATGGGCTATGTCGGCGCGCGCGATCTGACCGAATTCCGTGAGAAGGCGACCTTCGTCCGCATTTCGAACGCGGGCTTGCGCGAGAGCCACCCGCACGGTGTTACGATCACCCGCGAAAGCCCGAACTACAACGGCGCCTGA